The following coding sequences lie in one Pan paniscus chromosome X, NHGRI_mPanPan1-v2.0_pri, whole genome shotgun sequence genomic window:
- the LOC100971827 gene encoding putative transcription factor SPT20 homolog-like 2 isoform X1, translating to MTAVIPPCFTNAHAFSLLLGALFSVTMDRDLEQALDRAENITEIAQQRRPRRRYSPRAGKTLQEKLYDIYVEECGKEPENPQELRSNVNLLEKLVRRESLPCLLVNLYPGNQGYSVMLQREDGSFAETIRLPYEERALLDYLDAEELPPALGDVLDKASVNIFHSGCVIVEVRDYRQSSNMQPPGYQSRHILLRPTMQTLAPEVKTMTRDGEKWSQEDKFLLESQLILETAEPLCLDPSVAVACTANRLLYNKQKMNTDPMEQCLQRYSWPSVKPQQEQSDCPPPPELRVSTSGQKEERKVGQPCELNIAKAGSCVDTWKRTPCDLAVPSEMDVETLAKGYQSVTAADPQLPVWPAQEVEDPFRHAWEAGCQAWDTKPNIMQSFNDPLLCGKIRPRKKARQKSQKSPWQPFPDDHSACLRPGSETDAGRAVSQAQESVQSKVKGPGKMSHSSSGPASVSQLSSWKTPEQPDPVWVQSSVSGKGEKHPPPHPQLPSSSGKISSGNNFPPQQAGSPLKRPFPAAAPAVAAAAPAPAPAPAAAPALAAAAVAAAAGGAAPSHSQKPSVPLIKASRRRPAARRPTRFVKIAPAIQVRTGSTGLKATNVEGPVRGAQVLGCSFKPVQAPGWGAPAPAGISGSGLQSSGGPLPDATPGAVQASSPAPLQFFLNTPEGLRPLTLLQVPQGSAVLTGPQQQSHQLVSLQQLQQPTAAHPPQPGPQVSALGLSTQGQAFPAQQLLNVNLTGAGSGLQPQPQAAVLSLLGSAQVPQQGVQLPFVLGQQPQPLLLLQPQPQPQQIQLQTQPLRVLEQPVFLATGAVQIVQPHPGVQAGSQLVGQRKGGKPTPPAP from the coding sequence ATGACAGCCGTGATTCCACCCTGCTTCACCAACGCACATGCGTTTTCTCTCCTCTTAGGGGCCCTGTTTTCTGTTACAATGGATCGAGATTTAGAACAGGCTCTGGATCGCGCAGAGAATATCACTGAAATTGCCCAACAGAGACGTCCTAGAAGGAGATACTCACCTAGGGCGGGAAAAACTCTGCAGGAAAAACTTTATGACATTTATGTTGAAGAATGTGGAAAAGAGCCTGAGAATCCTCAGGAATTGAGAAGCAATGTAAACTTGTTAGAAAAGCTTGTTAGGAGAGAGTCCTTGCCATGTTTACTGGTCAATCTATACCCAGGCAATCAGGGGTATTCTGTGATGCTCCAGAGAGAAGATGGGTCCTTTGCAGAGACCATTCGGCTGCCTTATGAAGAAAGGGCATTGCTGGACTACTTGGATGCAGAAGAATTACCCCCTGCTTTGGGTGATGTCCTGGATAAAGCTTCGGTTAACATTTTTCATAGTGGGTGTGTCATAGTAGAAGTTCGTGACTACAGGCAGTCCAGTAATATGCAACCTCCTGGTTACCAAAGCAGGCATATTCTTCTACGTCCAACCATGCAGACTTTAGCTCCTGAGGTGAAGACGATGACAAGAGATGGCGAGAAATGGAGCCAGGAAGACAAATTTCTGCTTGAGAGTCAACTGATCTTAGAGACAGCTGAACCACTGTGTCTTGATCCTTCTGTAGCAGTTGCCTGCACTGCAAACAGGCTGCTGTACAACAAGCAAAAGATGAATACCGACCCGATGGAACAGTGCCTCCAGAGGTATTCGTGGCCCTCTGTAAAGCCACAGCAGGAGCAGTCTGACTGTCCACCTCCTCCTGAGCTGAGAGTGTCGACTTCTggccaaaaagaagaaagaaaagtaggtCAGCCTTGTGAGCTGAACATTGCTAAAGCAGGAAGTTGTGTAGACACGTGGAAACGCACACCCTGTGATTTGGCCGTGCCTTCAGAAATGGATGTGGAGACACTTGCTAAAGGGTATCAGTCCGTCACAGCTGCTGACCCACAGCTCCCAGTCTGGccagcccaggaggtagaagacCCTTTCAGACATGCATGGGAAGCTGGCTGTCAGGCCTGGGACACCAAGCCAAACATCATGCAGTCGTTTAATGATCCGCTTCTCTGTGGTAAAATACGGCCACGTAAAAAAGCCAGGCAGAAGAGCCAGAAGTCTCCCTGGCAGCCCTTCCCAGATGACCATTCAGCTTGTCTCAGGCCTGGGTCAGAGACTGATGCTGGGAGGGCAGTGAGTCAGGCCCAGGAATCAGTGCAGAGCAAAGTCAAAGGTCCAGGCAAGATGTCACACAGCTCCAGTGGCCCAGCCAGTGTCAGTCAGCTCTCTTCATGGAAAACACCAGAACAGCCTGATCCTGTGTGGGTCCAGTCTTCAGTATCGGGTAAGGGAGAGAAAcatccacctccccacccccaacttccCTCAAGCTCAGGAAAGATTTCCTCAGGTAACAATTTTCCCCCACAACAGGCAGGCAGCCCTCTTAAGCGTCCAtttcctgctgctgctcctgctgtagctgctgctgctcctgctcctgctcctgctcctgctgctgctcctgctttagctgctgctgctgtggcgGCGGCAGCGGGGGGGGCGGCACCAAGTCATTCTCAGAAGCCCTCTGTGCCTCTTATTAAAGCTAGCAGGCGCCGTCCAGCTGCCCGGCGCCCCACCAGATTCGTAAAAATAGCCCCAGCCATTCAGGTCCGGACAGGCTCCACTGGCCTAAAGGCCACCAACGTGGAGGGCCCAGTCCGGGGAGCCCAGGTTTTGGGGTGCAGTTTCAAGCCTGTGCAGGCCCCTGGCTGGGGTGCCCCCGCTCCTGCAGGAATCAGTGGCAGTGGCCTTCAGTCCTCAGGAGGTCCACTACCAGATGCAACGCCCGGTGCAGTGCAGGCATCTTCTCCAGCACCCCTTCAGTTTTTCCTAAATACTCCGGAAGGTCTCAGGCCTCTGACACTCCTCCAGGTTCCGCAGGGCTCGGCGGTTCTGACCGGCCCGCAGCAGCAGTCCCATCAGCTGGTTTCCCTGCAGCAGCTCCAGCAGCCCACAGCTGCTCACCCTCCTCAGCCAGGGCCACAGGTTTCCGCACTAGGTTTGAGCACGCAAGGGCAGGCCTTCCCTGCTCAGCAACTTCTTAATGTGAACCTCACTGGAGCAGGTAGTGGtctgcagccccagccccaggctgcTGTGTTGAGTCTGCTTGGCTCTGCCCAGGTTCCTCAGCAGGGTGTCCAGCTCCCCTTTGTCTTGGGGCAGCAGCCacagccgctgctgctgctgcagccacAACCACAGCCACAGCAGATCCAGCTCCAGACACAGCCTTTGAGAGTCCTGGAGCAGCCAGTGTTTTTGGCAACAGGCGCTGTTCAGATAGTGCAGCCACATCCAGGTGTGCAAGCAGGGAGCCAGTTGGTAGGTCAGAGGAAGGGAGGCAAGCCAACCCCTCCAGCGCCCTGA
- the LOC100971827 gene encoding putative transcription factor SPT20 homolog-like 2 isoform X2, which yields MDRDLEQALDRAENITEIAQQRRPRRRYSPRAGKTLQEKLYDIYVEECGKEPENPQELRSNVNLLEKLVRRESLPCLLVNLYPGNQGYSVMLQREDGSFAETIRLPYEERALLDYLDAEELPPALGDVLDKASVNIFHSGCVIVEVRDYRQSSNMQPPGYQSRHILLRPTMQTLAPEVKTMTRDGEKWSQEDKFLLESQLILETAEPLCLDPSVAVACTANRLLYNKQKMNTDPMEQCLQRYSWPSVKPQQEQSDCPPPPELRVSTSGQKEERKVGQPCELNIAKAGSCVDTWKRTPCDLAVPSEMDVETLAKGYQSVTAADPQLPVWPAQEVEDPFRHAWEAGCQAWDTKPNIMQSFNDPLLCGKIRPRKKARQKSQKSPWQPFPDDHSACLRPGSETDAGRAVSQAQESVQSKVKGPGKMSHSSSGPASVSQLSSWKTPEQPDPVWVQSSVSGKGEKHPPPHPQLPSSSGKISSGNNFPPQQAGSPLKRPFPAAAPAVAAAAPAPAPAPAAAPALAAAAVAAAAGGAAPSHSQKPSVPLIKASRRRPAARRPTRFVKIAPAIQVRTGSTGLKATNVEGPVRGAQVLGCSFKPVQAPGWGAPAPAGISGSGLQSSGGPLPDATPGAVQASSPAPLQFFLNTPEGLRPLTLLQVPQGSAVLTGPQQQSHQLVSLQQLQQPTAAHPPQPGPQVSALGLSTQGQAFPAQQLLNVNLTGAGSGLQPQPQAAVLSLLGSAQVPQQGVQLPFVLGQQPQPLLLLQPQPQPQQIQLQTQPLRVLEQPVFLATGAVQIVQPHPGVQAGSQLVGQRKGGKPTPPAP from the coding sequence ATGGATCGAGATTTAGAACAGGCTCTGGATCGCGCAGAGAATATCACTGAAATTGCCCAACAGAGACGTCCTAGAAGGAGATACTCACCTAGGGCGGGAAAAACTCTGCAGGAAAAACTTTATGACATTTATGTTGAAGAATGTGGAAAAGAGCCTGAGAATCCTCAGGAATTGAGAAGCAATGTAAACTTGTTAGAAAAGCTTGTTAGGAGAGAGTCCTTGCCATGTTTACTGGTCAATCTATACCCAGGCAATCAGGGGTATTCTGTGATGCTCCAGAGAGAAGATGGGTCCTTTGCAGAGACCATTCGGCTGCCTTATGAAGAAAGGGCATTGCTGGACTACTTGGATGCAGAAGAATTACCCCCTGCTTTGGGTGATGTCCTGGATAAAGCTTCGGTTAACATTTTTCATAGTGGGTGTGTCATAGTAGAAGTTCGTGACTACAGGCAGTCCAGTAATATGCAACCTCCTGGTTACCAAAGCAGGCATATTCTTCTACGTCCAACCATGCAGACTTTAGCTCCTGAGGTGAAGACGATGACAAGAGATGGCGAGAAATGGAGCCAGGAAGACAAATTTCTGCTTGAGAGTCAACTGATCTTAGAGACAGCTGAACCACTGTGTCTTGATCCTTCTGTAGCAGTTGCCTGCACTGCAAACAGGCTGCTGTACAACAAGCAAAAGATGAATACCGACCCGATGGAACAGTGCCTCCAGAGGTATTCGTGGCCCTCTGTAAAGCCACAGCAGGAGCAGTCTGACTGTCCACCTCCTCCTGAGCTGAGAGTGTCGACTTCTggccaaaaagaagaaagaaaagtaggtCAGCCTTGTGAGCTGAACATTGCTAAAGCAGGAAGTTGTGTAGACACGTGGAAACGCACACCCTGTGATTTGGCCGTGCCTTCAGAAATGGATGTGGAGACACTTGCTAAAGGGTATCAGTCCGTCACAGCTGCTGACCCACAGCTCCCAGTCTGGccagcccaggaggtagaagacCCTTTCAGACATGCATGGGAAGCTGGCTGTCAGGCCTGGGACACCAAGCCAAACATCATGCAGTCGTTTAATGATCCGCTTCTCTGTGGTAAAATACGGCCACGTAAAAAAGCCAGGCAGAAGAGCCAGAAGTCTCCCTGGCAGCCCTTCCCAGATGACCATTCAGCTTGTCTCAGGCCTGGGTCAGAGACTGATGCTGGGAGGGCAGTGAGTCAGGCCCAGGAATCAGTGCAGAGCAAAGTCAAAGGTCCAGGCAAGATGTCACACAGCTCCAGTGGCCCAGCCAGTGTCAGTCAGCTCTCTTCATGGAAAACACCAGAACAGCCTGATCCTGTGTGGGTCCAGTCTTCAGTATCGGGTAAGGGAGAGAAAcatccacctccccacccccaacttccCTCAAGCTCAGGAAAGATTTCCTCAGGTAACAATTTTCCCCCACAACAGGCAGGCAGCCCTCTTAAGCGTCCAtttcctgctgctgctcctgctgtagctgctgctgctcctgctcctgctcctgctcctgctgctgctcctgctttagctgctgctgctgtggcgGCGGCAGCGGGGGGGGCGGCACCAAGTCATTCTCAGAAGCCCTCTGTGCCTCTTATTAAAGCTAGCAGGCGCCGTCCAGCTGCCCGGCGCCCCACCAGATTCGTAAAAATAGCCCCAGCCATTCAGGTCCGGACAGGCTCCACTGGCCTAAAGGCCACCAACGTGGAGGGCCCAGTCCGGGGAGCCCAGGTTTTGGGGTGCAGTTTCAAGCCTGTGCAGGCCCCTGGCTGGGGTGCCCCCGCTCCTGCAGGAATCAGTGGCAGTGGCCTTCAGTCCTCAGGAGGTCCACTACCAGATGCAACGCCCGGTGCAGTGCAGGCATCTTCTCCAGCACCCCTTCAGTTTTTCCTAAATACTCCGGAAGGTCTCAGGCCTCTGACACTCCTCCAGGTTCCGCAGGGCTCGGCGGTTCTGACCGGCCCGCAGCAGCAGTCCCATCAGCTGGTTTCCCTGCAGCAGCTCCAGCAGCCCACAGCTGCTCACCCTCCTCAGCCAGGGCCACAGGTTTCCGCACTAGGTTTGAGCACGCAAGGGCAGGCCTTCCCTGCTCAGCAACTTCTTAATGTGAACCTCACTGGAGCAGGTAGTGGtctgcagccccagccccaggctgcTGTGTTGAGTCTGCTTGGCTCTGCCCAGGTTCCTCAGCAGGGTGTCCAGCTCCCCTTTGTCTTGGGGCAGCAGCCacagccgctgctgctgctgcagccacAACCACAGCCACAGCAGATCCAGCTCCAGACACAGCCTTTGAGAGTCCTGGAGCAGCCAGTGTTTTTGGCAACAGGCGCTGTTCAGATAGTGCAGCCACATCCAGGTGTGCAAGCAGGGAGCCAGTTGGTAGGTCAGAGGAAGGGAGGCAAGCCAACCCCTCCAGCGCCCTGA